A genomic segment from Diadema setosum chromosome 11, eeDiaSeto1, whole genome shotgun sequence encodes:
- the LOC140235329 gene encoding erythroid differentiation-related factor 1-like, translating to MEPEDAAASASCEGDSTGNGGTDTSVIKSKAVVRFPPGTPRLSPYSRLKLNTDLRQPPPNWLKNGPTIQVPNTWIRGEPAEISSFGMADADILDDVDVISASENIKTLLKIPFSDDQVSLAVHRIGKTLLLDKLDFYKHLRSASQNERQWLKDVFIRLLQEEEGETPFQGQHKTTESLQTSNLLSKFLYHSLGSDRDLLSQPSYNVEEPEESQKPHLATAIRPLPKSPEDEVSQFARQVFWQFEDIRMLIGTDLPIFGGGNYPAVSLRLRDMKSPINILTGMDYWLDNLMCNVPELVMCYHLDGFVQRYELIKTEDIPKLENAQFSQKLVKDIAQNILSFINSNCTKEGHTYWLFKGQGDDVVKLYDLSSLMTQKPDCPWDNPYVVPVAMLLYRVAHNMSQTATTAKDKHIIVTLLMKCLALLGQGRDPHPEIVVSANYILCQMFMDDNKKKGKRGNTGSDDDVGSDWTGGSSTGSEAEDDDDDDEDDDVGMTGEKDDGNYVLPPIDIPSLKQPAKKAWKNHGDDERRRSEVKMLNASREEKALQTLEYVVRGLEVLKAKSSDGKASTRLPGSPTQAPITMLLPQLSPEKTSKAIPMPDRQGKEQRPPEVGGKIGGDGRGQSSSRQGEEEEEEDDHGCELSIDPFVKPPHSMLDDTQGTRQSESDGHRKQGEGESAIGGPSGGGASDEPRTLKEERTEDQIMIRSTRTVCQSEADRHGDGQSLDVNDPAGGKCGVLVPRVPSSDKGRAGGVACERAVVKEKSFPQGSWQETSGLLLLEKAYEAYCVLSEVAWRQHRHGKALLTSHLAIKCLGACSSIHDPDGKLCQLLAVAGDSHLLLTHDLENQTLHRHDYENLSEVDTAILEIAVLQQTSDVGKYERVTEMQSETEDCLEASIRCYKACLEEASKKGKAFRKNVSQKLGNACNELGVFFMNTAANVAPKDDSLPSLFQQELWKESYMYFDAGIKTFEEVADTTNVALLNSNMGRLMRLCAQSYGAGGSMGPKGEFSNQEKHYYVKAADCYTRALQMLGSKRGQALLHESITWELCTTYFNMACLLQDHPPISTQSLAEIEKVVLEGMSKALALCDTEKMPTSRQPLYQYRAATIHHRLASMYHNSNRSQSSQKKEKHTRSLSELHYTKAVKLFKELDRPVELLRVELERVALLEHQLEGQTGAATRFKTLEGALAILLGCRQVMPQLEKMSFYIVPSSTPSTPTTTKLDQGAAKQAESPAQRSPGMSGPKCVVAAAAAPASEVTSDPGVGRTVGDVTTAEVEDGERSPGGEGEGAGQEVGDGGARKEGGRVGNAPQGSTLPPVKPSTEQDDKVKGTEKERSKLGDQVVDPSDADCCKEQHEDSKVKVSGKEEGHEPQLEKEKKEEGEEKKREEKEEEEEEEDDNVEGSKSEMEEVKRLLAIFESRLQFVLLQLVKLSSSGKKRSQQMLSTYKDMYVVSLGKSSTSEDQLSLSSRLEDISRLSP from the exons AATGAGCGGCAGTGGTTGAAAGATGTCTTCATCAGACTCCTccaggaggaggaaggggaaaCCCCGTTCCAGGGCCAGCACAAGACTACCGAGAGCCTCCAGACTTCCAACCTCCTCTCCAAGTTTCTCTACCACAG cctGGGGAGCGACAGAGACCTCCTCAGTCAGCCCAGTTACAATGTCGAAGAGCCGGAGGAGAGCCAGAAGCCCCACCTAGCAACGGCCATCCGGCCACTCCCAAAATCACCAGAG GATGAGGTTAGCCAGTTTGCTCGTCAAGTCTTCTGGCAGTTTGAGGACATCCGCATGCTGATAGGAACGGATCTGCCCATATTCGGAGGAGGGAACTATCCGGCTGTCAGTCTCAGGCTCAG AGACATGAAGAGCCCCATCAACATACTGACCGGAATGGACTACTGGCTGGACAACCTGATGTGCAACGTCCCAGAGCTGGTCATGTGCTACCACCTCGATGGTTTCGTCCAGCGGTATGAGCTCATCAAGACAGAAGACATCCCAAAGCTGGAGAATGCCCAGTTCTCTCAAAAG CTTGTGAAGGACATCGCCCAGAACATCCTGTCTTTCATCAACAGCAACTGCACCAAGGAGGGCCACACTTATTGGCTGTTCAAAG GTCAAGGTGATGATGTGGTCAAGTTGTATGACCTGAGCAGCTTGATGACCCAGAAACCGGACTGTCCTTGGGACAACCCCTACGTCGTGCCGGTGGCCATGCTGCTGTACCGGGTGGCCCACAACATGTCCCAGACGGCCACCACTGCCAA GGACAAGCACATCATAGTGACCCTCCTGATGAAGTGTCTGGCTCTGCTGGGTCAGGGTCGTGACCCCCATCCAGAG ATTGTGGTCTCGGCCAACTACATCCTTTGTCAGATGTTCATGGACGACAACAAGAAGAAAGGTAAACGTGGCAACACTGGTAGCGATGATGACGTTGGCTCGGATTGGACAG GCGGATCCAGCACAGGAAGCGAAGCAGAagacgatgacgatgacgacgagGACGACGACGTAGGGATGACTGGAGAGAAAGACGATGGAAACTACGTCCTGCCTCCCATTGATATCCCCAGCCTCAAGCAGCCGGCCAAAAAGGCGTGGAAGAACCACGGGGATGATGAGCGCaggaggtcagaggtcaaaatgTTGAATGCCTCCAGAGAGGAGAAAGCCCTGCAGACCTTGGAGTACGTGGTCAGG GGCCTGGAGGTACTCAAGGCCAAATCATCTGATGGGAAGGCCAGCACCCGCCTACCAGGTTCTCCCACCCAGGCCCCAATCACGATGCTCCTGCCACAACTGTCTCCAGAGAAGACCAGTAAAGCCATACCCATGCCGGACAGACAGGGAAAAGAGCAACGCCCCCCAGAAGTCGGCGGAAAGATAGGCGGAGATGGTAGGGGGCAGTCTTCGTCTCGACaaggagaagaggaagaagaagaggatgatCACGGGTGCGAACTTTCAATCGATCCATTTGTGAAACCTCCGCACAGCATGCTGGATGATACTCAGGGGACTAGGCAATCAGAAAGTGATGGGCATCGCAAacaaggggagggggaaagtGCGATTGGAGGTCCTAGTGGGGGCGGTGCAAGTGATGAACCTCGTACTCTCAAGGAAGAGAGGACAGAGGATCAGATAATGATACGCAGTACGCGAACAGTCTGCCAGAGTGAAGCAGATCGCCATGGCGACGGTCAGAGCTTGGATGTTAACGATCCTGCCGGTGGAAAGTGTGGCGTCCTGGTGCCGAGGGTTCCGTCATCGGACAAGGGCAGGGCGGGGGGCGTGGCCTGCGAAAGGGCGGTGGTGAAGGAGAAGTCCTTCCCGCAGGGCTCGTGGCAGGAGACCTCGGGACTGCTTCTCCTGGAGAAGGCGTACGAGGCTTACTGCGTGCTGAGTGAAGTGGCCTGGAGACAGCATCGTCACGGGAAGGCGCTCCTCACAAGCCATCTAGCCATCAAATGTCTTG GCGCGTGTAGCTCCATCCATGACCCAGACGGAAAACTGTGTCAGCTCCTCGCAGTTGCCGGGGACTCCCACCTCCTCCTGACGCACGACCTTGAAAACCAGACCCTCCACCGGCACGACTATGAGAACCTGTCCGAAGTCGACACCGCCATTCTGGAGATAGCTGTTCTCCAGCAGACGTCAGATG TGGGAAAGTACGAGCGAGTCACAGAAATGCAGAGTGAGACGGAGGACTGCCTGGAGGCCAGCATCAGATGCTACAAGGCGTGTCTGGAGGAGGCCTCCAAGAAGGGCAAGGCCTTCAGGAAGAACGTCAGCCAGAAGCTGGGCAACGCCTGCAACGAGCTGGGCGTCTTCTTCATGAATACTGCAGCCAACGTGGCGCCAAAGGATG ACTCCCTCCCCAGCCTTTTCCAGCAGGAGCTGTGGAAGGAGAGCTACATGTATTTCGACGCCGGGATCAAGACTTTTGAGGAGGTGGCAGACACGACCAATGTGGCCCTCCTGAACAGCAACATGGGCCGGCTGATGAGACTGTGTGCCCAGAGTTATGGGGCCGGTGGCAGCATGGGTCCCAAGGGGGAATTCAGCAACCAGGAGAAGCATTATTATGTCAAG GCGGCTGATTGCTACACAAGGGCGCTGCAGATGTTGGGTAGCAAGCGCGGCCAGGCCCTCCTGCACGAATCCATCACCTGGGAGCTCTGCACGACATACTTCAACATGGCTTGTCTTCTGCAGGACCATCCCCCGATATCTACGCAGTCTTTGGCAGAG ATTGAGAAGGTGGTTCTGGAGGGTATGAGTAAAGCACTGGCGTTGTGTGACACAGAGAAGATGCCAACCAGTCGGCAGCCTCTCTACCAGTACAGGGCGGCCACCATCCATCATCGCCTGGCCTCAATGTACCACAACTCTAACAGAAGTCAG TCTTCCCAGAAGAAAGAGAAGCACACACGATCCCTCTCAGAGCTGCACTACACCAAGGCGGTCAAGCTGTTCAAGGAGCTTGACCGGCCGGTGGAGCTCCTACGGGTGGAGCTGGAGAGAGTGGCCCTGCTGGAGCACCAGCTGGAAG GTCAAACAGGAGCAGCAACACGTTTTAAGACACTAGAGGGCGCCCTAGCCATCCTGCTAGGCTGTAGGCAAGTCATGCCTCAGCTGgagaaaatgagtttttacatTGTGCCCTCGTCCACGCCTTCAACACCAACCACGACAAAGCTGGACCAGGGCGCTGCAAAGCAAGCGGAGTCTCCTGCCCAACGGTCACCAGGGATGAGCGGGCCAAAATGTGTCGTTGCCGCAGCAGCGGCCCCTGCGAGCGAAGTCACGTCGGACCCAGGGGTGGGAAGAACAGTGGGAGACGTCACCACCGCTGAGGTTGAAGACGGAGAACGCAGCCCTGGAGGGGAAGGAGAGGGAGCGGGACAAGAGGTGGGAGATGGTGGAGCGAGGAAGGAAGGCGGTAGGGTCGGGAATGCGCCCCAAGGAAGCACCCTACCTCCTGTCAAACCATCCACTGAGCAAGATGATAAAGTGAAGGGGACAGAGAAGGAAAGATCCAAGTTGGGAGATCAGGTAGTTGATCCGAGTGATGCGGACTGCTGTAAAGAGCAGCATGAAGATTCGAAAGTGAAAGTCTCGGGAAAGGAAGAGGGACATGAACCTCAAttggagaaggagaagaaagaggagggggaggagaagaaacgtgaggagaaggaggaggaagaggaggaggaggatgataaTGTGGAAGGCAGCAAGTCTGAGATGGAGGAGGTGAAGAGACTCCTGGCCATTTTTGAATCTCGTCTCCAGTTTGTCCTTCTCCAACTTGTGAAACTCTCAAGCAGTGGGAAAAAAAG ATCTCAGCAGATGCTATCAACCTACAAAGACATGTACGTGGTGTCCCTGGGCAAGTCTTCGACCTCGGAGGATCAGCTCAGTCTGAGTTCCCGATTGGAGGACATATCTCGCCTGTCACCTTGA